A window of the Hordeum vulgare subsp. vulgare chromosome 5H, MorexV3_pseudomolecules_assembly, whole genome shotgun sequence genome harbors these coding sequences:
- the LOC123399060 gene encoding uncharacterized protein LOC123399060 encodes MEHCTNDPLPITLCKGGLGSHDELNHDSEENQSNNKELTTKHTRMLPRLIPLRMRAESLQGKRKEQTPSEQDAKSIYSSGCLHELTLAILGCIEIEVQASKGNAFANEQRFYKDILNTIYHALENACQTAITDLKNTCRVQVDDPNYTGVVAQ; translated from the exons ATGGAACACTGTACCAACGATCCCCTTCCAATCACTCTTTGCAAAGGCGGCCTTGGATCTCATGACGAACTAAATCACGACAGTGAG GAAAATCAATCTAACAATAAAGAGCTAACCACAAAGCATACAAGGATGCTTCCACGTCTAATTCCTTTGAGAATGCGTGCAGAATCTTTACAAGGAAAGAGAAAGGAACAAACTCCGAGTGAACAAGATGCAAAATCAATATACTCCAGTGGATGTTTGCATGAATTGACGCTTGCGATATTAGGTTGCATTGAGATAGAAGTACAAGCAAGTAAAGGAAATGCTTTTGCAAACGAGCAGAGGTTCTACAAGGACATTCTGAATACCATATATCATGCATTGGAAAATGCATGCCAGACTGCCATCACAGATCTCAAGAACACATGCAGGGTTCAGGTTGATGATCCAAATTACACAGGAGTTGTGGCTCAATGA